The genomic segment ggtacataataaaaataattgtagatagAACATAATGTCCTAaatcctaatatataataaataatagtataagtcagtctgaatttaatttaaatagtacattgtacataacgtcattaattttttaataattaagaaacaaagataaatatatatcacatatataactatattttatgatttatcggtagagaaaaataatttccaaggGCAAGATACTAAAAGAGCAGTATCGAGATACTAGATACAAGataatctaatataggtacggaCGTACGGTAAAGACGTAAAGTCCCATTCAACGTGTATGTGTGGTGCGTTACAGTAGGTACACAGATATAACTTAATATGGCTaataagttgaaaaataatttcgtacaaattgtactgcaataattaaattatggatttataaaattaaattcagcgtgcatattattttacgcaTATTATAGGATTATACTAAAACATAGTCAAACAGTCGCGGTTGGTAGATGGGTGAGTACAAATaatcctataaaattaatttttcaaagtatcgCATTAAAGTATCgagtattttttgacaaaattattttgtgaaatactcGATACATGATCTAAAAATTTATCGCGATACAAGATACTCGAtacttcatataattgtatcgagataaaagatacaagatacaattgtatctaagATACGTATCTTAGATACTTGTATCGGAGATACTGCCCTACCCTGACCACAGGCTAATTACCTTAGCAGTTGAAGccttaaccaaaaaaaaaaaaattaagaaatacctacctacattttactCTTATAAGAGTATACCCATTGCATACAAATCTAAACGAcgatattatagtttacaataaattataatcattagcGGTGTTTCAACATTTTTGTAACCCTCTGGTAATTatgtaccatataatattgGATAATTTATTACCTTAAAGCACGCCGTCACTTCGAGTAAAGTTTCGCGTGCActgctgcatattattatatattatgttattttatttaagtctaaaatgtatttaaatatactggACCAATTAGGTCTATCtgctataaatgtaaaattttaaaggtcaaattatcgtatacctatttgaaaaaaagtttattgtGTCTCAGGTGTCGGGCACCCGATAATATGAGTAGATTTTTACAATGTTTACATGTATGTACTTTTAATCAAGTACTTTACAACATCGGGTGAACCTATGCTATATTACATCCAATCGGTACACTTTTAAACTCTATAGTAGGCAGGGGTGGACTGGGCCACTGTGCAATTGAAAAATTGCACAGTGGGCCGGTGCCATATTATGTCCCCCAGGCTGGTACAAATTAATCCACCTGGTATACAGAGCCGCAACAACCGACGGTGATAGGGATGCAAATAACCCCCGGGTTATTACCAAAGATGggaattaactagttaaaaagttaattttttttaactttttaacttagctagttagctttttttttactccacttatgaacttaaatagtttaatttacagttgaaataatttaGCTTTTCTCGGTTGATTTTAAACAAATccatcaaaataaaaacattttgaaatttttcgtttatacgtaaatattactatatcagtataaaataaaaataattcaatacaaaaacacaaacatttctgttctatttcttgataacataattttgtgtatatgtatttaatgttaatatattttattaagttgtgaATTATATACCATGCGagtttcaattataaatgtttttaagaaaattaataattttaaattacaaattgacaattgttatgttttaatgttatataacttataaattataagtattatattatattaaatattataagttataatatatatgaaggtcatgtactcatcttcatgtattatgacattcaattgctatacaatataaaaaaatatatgtgctaaattattaatttgagatgagtatagcttaaattattaaattatagtaaagtaaaagtaaaatggtatacaatgtacattatgataaaagttcaataaaattattttttaaagtttataaataagaaactagaaaataggtacacatttaatctttatgtgatttacatactaattttaaaaaaaatagattaacttttttaaactgagttaagttaatatttttttctgtattaacttttaacttatcgatcttgtttcttcttaacttaacttaacttgagttaattattttcattaacttgcccacctttggttattacataatataatattatactgtgcaATTTTTCAGCCCTGCCTACTGTAGAGTTTAAAAGTGCACTGATTGGTCGTAAGCAGTATAGCagtgtatattaggtatattaactgCTTAACTTACGTAATTAActacgtatttactatttaatgacCTATTGGTACATGAGCATAGTCGCAACTAGGGTAAAAGTTCTGGGGGCTACAGCCcacctaacaaaactattaatttaaaaaaaacccataaacagcttatatctaaataaatgagtaatattttttgaaggGGTCTGAATTGTAGTCGGGGAGCGGGGACGCTTTATATTTTTGGTCGCACACTTATCAATATGTACCAAGTTGCGGCACtgctggtataatattattagtgtagACGATTTAGAAAATCTTCTATTTAGAATACCTTGGTAGTAGACCAACACAATCTACTCCGCTTAACTAAactgtaaatacttataactataaaGGGCCTACATTTTAATGCAAAATGCATTCTTTTTTAGAAAGTCGCAGGCAATgcttttcaaatacaaaatccATTCATACATCAaagaattgaaaacttaaacttctattttgaatttttatcagTTTTGGTGTTTTTAGAGCAATTCTTGTTGTAATGTTtagttaattttgttgatttttagtAGGTTCACATTTAtacatgatatacatttttatattaaacttaattagtacataattcaaaacattttgttcCGATCATTCATAATTTGTCAATcgtactatttatatataatatacgttaaacACTTAACACTAATTGAATTAAGACCTTATTAGAATACtcttgttaaataatatttattaacaaagttagaatattatccatttgttttcaaataaacctcagtataaaattataatttaaataataatttaataaatatttaaatttaacttataattaatatttataatatttaaaatatttataattaaatattacataatacataccaaaaaagtccaaaaaatagttaagtaattaatgtttatttattattaaattaaaaaaaaggataaacttataatcaaatatatcatattacaatattttttaaagagttTTTTCTGGAAGTAATGGGGGTGACTGGAAAATATAGTCACTGGATGATACTGGTTACATCATTATCTTGTAAGCCagtgcatattaaattatgttgtccatacaaaaaataaaagaatgatgaaaaaacgtatttatatcagaacgatattatcaaaaaacattttcatattcAAATGCGTACAGTTAATTTTTAGAGTTATTTATCCCCAAAAAAATTGTCTCGTGGTGTATCGAACCAACCACTAAAGTTAAATTTTGGAATTAAATGCGTAAGAACACAATGATGATTAGAATCATGATAATCCGCCGCTCTCGAAAAGGACTGTGGTGGAATCGTTTTGATTTCACCGCTATCACATAAAATTCTGGCAATCGTCACGCTCTTAATATTCTCCAGTtgatcttaaattaaaaatataggttagttcatattatgttcattcattaaaaataatttaggtaactAACAATCAGTGAATACTCCTGGAACGTCATAAAAATATCTATCTGCAATTCTAGTTCTTACAAATTGTTCCCTGATGATACACCTCATCGTGGGGCCAACCATTGCGTCATCGACGTGTTTCTCCAACAATGCACCTACCAATAAATCTATATCATTCCAAGTTTTGTATAGCTTCAATAATTTATCAGGTGACTAAAAACAACATACAGAAAAAAAGTAATGAGTACAGTAGCTCAGtagtattatttaacaatttcatgttttttttttcaaacttacaCCTTCCACCATGATCTCAGACAAATCTTCCACAGTTTCAATTTCTTTTAGTCcacaataatttctaaattggGTGTAGCTTGGAAGACCGTGATCGCGGCTTCGCTGTATATCcaaactgacaatgtccatcccaaacgaataataatttgcttccataacatataggtaatttgtaatctataaaaaatatttaaaaaaaaacataatatgcgtAATATTGTCTATAATCTGGAAGTCATCATcattaatgttgtaaaaaaacaaaatttatatattgattgTGTTTCAAAAAATTACTGATTCTGTAAACAGCATATCGACTTTTTGTGTAGGCTGCACAGTTAGTCCTAGTAGCATATTATGCAAAGACTTGTTCATTGTAAGCGGTTGGTTGTAATTTCCCTTTAAGGTGCCATACTGCCCTCCTGGATGTGTTCGTACCTTCGATGGTCCGTCTATATATTGGTAGCCACTAAACAAATACatacacaaaaattataattagcaTCTTacgtataacaaaatacaactttcttattttatttttttcaaactacaattcttaatatatataattgtatatttgttatcTTAAATCAATTAAGTGTACAATATTGTTAAGCATAATCTTATCGaagatattaatgaaatattatgtattaaagcGATATAaccagggctcggaagttgtagcactaaaaatgttactttttagctcttaaatatgcacttaaaaactccaaaatatgCGTTATAAAGagcacaaaaaatcaaaaaatatgcatttaaattgaaaaaattaaacttattttaaaaagttaaatgtaattatacaattttataaaattgttgggctcatagacatcagggactgtctggactagttgaattataaaccgttaacaaaatatatattaaattacttaaatatgtttgtaaaagtgtaggtacttataagatctatttatttcctattttctaaccaaattaatcattatttttaacataatgtgataatttcctatattttgtataatatataggtatatattatgtatattaagaaaatatgccTAAAAATAGCTCTATAAACCCTAAAATagcaaaatagcaataaaaaccgtaaatattcaaaaaaatagcaaaataaaatttcgtgtatgacatcagagaagtatgatatatatttgtatcttactttggatgttctaggacaaaccaagaaaaatatgcatttgctacaacttccgagtcctggatataactatataagtatctaACTATTTAAACGAGGGCTggcatttgaataataaaaattcgttttatgttatttacaattaaaacaatcaaagttttgggtacctatattgttagtcagaattaaaactttatacaagttttgtgtttatcgttatgtagaatagtgttaataccacctattaaaatatgacgtattaacaataagtaataacatatgcGAGCAGGTAATGACCCGGATATGGAATATATTAGGTTTAATCAGTTATAATGGTCCAGTTATAATGGTATGTATGACATAAAGACGaaaccaatataatttttaaatcaatggattttaaattattacgttttgtgatattttttgttttatggtattctataaattacgttttgccatacgttttgattaattaaatataatatattttgttagccattatgttttattttactgtatttaattatttttgattatcgctttccgttataattatacgtttacaaattttaatcgtcaaatataatattacaatcatgACATTATTATAgcgtttgcaagccctgatcTAAACCTATACGTTCAATACgttactatattgtatacatttcattttaataaaataattaaaaaggcGAACAAGTGGGTATACCACTCAGCTGGAGGGTAGTTTTCCTGTAAACTTTTCCTTTTTGAAACAGGTAGGTACAAAAACTAGTTGGGAACCttcaactaaatttttttatgttagctATTAAAAGAAAATCTTTTATGCATTTCTAAAGTTTGTCTAGTTATtagttttgaattacaatatacttacagtatgtcccagaagtcccgtatcacccttagtatttccgtggaaaatcaatatatttaaattcagttttattttacaacaataaatatggAAGTTCTAattgaatagcataatattcaatttttttttcaaacattttttttaggcaaatccgttttttttaatttccaagatagccatcttgttgatcgtattttttaaaacagctcaaatatatatatattaaaatttaataaaaatcaccCAAGTTaaagctaattattattgtgaatttctaagaataatagtttcGTTACTTATGCATACGGCATAAGAAAGATACGATTCGTATACTTTAATCAGAAATTGGAACGctgatattttttatgacaatcttatttaattattagtgaaAGCTTTCAGATATaagattaaaaacttaaatttttaataactgatattttgtatgtcaaaattcataataattccaaaaaaaaataattgtttttttttattttagtaataaaatatctatttaaatctgacaaaactaatatatacctaattaaagtttttattttaatacaaataataaattaacaatagcTGTGTGACACACCTTAAGTTCACActtagtgaatatttttaatactaaaactgGGATATgcttaaatatcattattattaaaatttaaattaataactgtaaGATAAAATCATAGACCATCCGTAATATTAGGTTCACTTCATGAtagttaaaatacttaaaaatagatAACCAGTTTCACTATTCACTGTTCAGTAAACGATAAGACACagctattgttattttattatttgtattaaaataaaaactttaattaggtatgtattagtTTTGTCAgtattaaatagatattttattattaaaataaaaaaattaattttttttttaataattatgaattttgacATACAAAATATCAGTAAGTAAAAATTGAAGTTTTTAATCTTATATCTGAAagctttcaataataattagataagattgtcataaaaaatatcagCGTTCCAATTTCTGATTAAAGTACACGATTCGTATCCTGCTAAGTGCTAATGCCGTATGCATAGGTAACgaaactattattcttagaaattcaaaataataattagctctaacttgggtgatttttattaaattctaatatatttcttttttgaactgttttaaaaaatacgatcaacaagatggctatcttggaaatttaaaaaacgtattttcctaaaaaaaaattttgaaaaaaatcgaataatatgctattcaatcagaatttccatatttattattgtaaaataaaactgaatttaaatatattgattttcaacGGAAATACTAAGGgcgatacgggacttctgggacatacagtacctatatcaaaaatttatagataaaaattcgTTCAATTTCCGATGAAAATTCAAACGCAATCCaaaacctaaacattttaaattcaaaagctcataaaaatataaaaatttaattttctttcagggattttttttttattgtttacggtaggaaattttattatagaattcattgtaatatcaataagtcactgtttaataataaaaaaactgctAACAAGTTGACAGGGGTGAAATAATGTGACAATattgtgtaagtacctatacaggtgttgatcttaaattttaaaaggaaTATTTTTGAAGTACGACGGTTGTTCACGTCTATTTCAAATACTGTTACCATGAAATGACCTACCCGTATACatgacaattataataatgacaataataatattatatgcggtATATGTCCGAACCTAATTGAATCGCCAATCATGGAATTGGCGAATGGTAGTATCGCGGTCGCGAAGCTGTTGCTAACACTCGGGTCGGCAGTCTCGTCGTACTTGGTTCTGTATTCTAGTCCCAAACCGTTTTCCTTGGTGTAGTTAACGCCAAGCAGTGCTGGCAGCCATTCGTTGTACGTGATGTGCTGTATGAAAGCCGTCGTGATTTTCTTGGCCTCACGGAAAAGTTCTTCGTCACTCCAGAAGAGATTTTCTTTATACAATTCGCGGGCTATCCGGTTGTGTTCCCTTACCCACATTGTGTACACGGCATTTAGTTGTGGATACGCGTTTGCTCGAGTGTCACCAGCCCTATAGCACGTGCCTGGGCCGTTCTGACAAACGTTCGTATCGTTGGTTTCCAGCGGCATGAGATCCGAACTAGGATCGAAAAACCATCTTTTTTCTACCGAAAGTAGGCCGAACGACATTTGTCTCAACGACAATGTCTGTTCTTCCGACGTACCGTATATCATCGATGCGTCTAAATAATGGGTAGCTTGGTTCATCTGTGAAACATAAATACGTCTTTTAAGTCTTAATAAATAGTGAcacgaatttttaaatattctattagtTTCTGTGGTTTATGCGAATTCGCAGTGTCTGCAGTGCTAAAGACTGAAATGCTGGAAATATTCGcaccaccatttttttttttatcctgtatacaaaatttctaccagtaGGAGTTCTTCGATTTTAACATATAGTATCTattttcttttagaaaattgtatcaagatggtactttaaagaggttatttttcgatatttttctcaatatttatttaatgacacAGGAAAatctaccgacaaattacaagaaaacactattttaatttctaaccctttgtttatcaccatagaaacgaataaaaatataaataaaaataatgattttagttattttagctattttagttattgttgaaatttataatattattcaacttacaggctataataaaatataataacaatataaaatatctagactgacaaactatctccgctcagaatcgtttttcgtatacaatgatatgatatcattgagttcaaatttaatacaatccattatacagtgaccaacttgtaacctacagaGTGacttccacttacccactttttttaaattagtatctTAGTTAACGTATTAAATTATCCAAACGGACGAAAtgtgcaattatttatttaactttcgcgattttttatgtatgtttttatatgGACTTGGCCTACACAAGCCACCATCAGAGCCATCATTAAAGTGGCTTcgataagttttattatttttactataataaatatatagtaaaatttgttcaatattttattatttaatatggatGTTACTTGTTCCATGGGTCCAAATGTACAATTAGTACGCATCGCTGGCCGTGAACGAACGTAGTTCATGCACTTCAGGCAATTAAGCGGATCAGGTTTACATAATTTATCTTCAACTGGTATATATATGGGCTTGCAGGACTTTATGtgtttcatcataatatattgagcATTTTTGTCCTTATCACAACAACTCACAAATCTATTGTCTGTCCCTTTGGGTTTAATATACGTACGCttgcattaattaaaatcaatcaatttatttactGTTAAGTGTTTAATGTGCATACCCATTGTAGAAACCGCCGTGTGTGATAGATCGTGACCTATAAACATCGCCCAGTACGCCATCATCATAGTTTTTGTGTGGTCAGGCGAGTCCTCGTCTTTTACCAAAGTTGTGCTCACTAATCTAGGATCAGGCagctttttttcgtaaaaatttggcATTTCGGAAATACCTGAATGATcgattaataaaatcaaagcattaGAACCgcaagaatttaaattaaaatacataatttatatatttatcagaaaTTACGTGCTAATTGGAAGAGTTtgaatatcttaatatttttaataagaaataaatatatacatataggtttcGGATGATTTACatcacataaaaattaagaaatattaccATCTGTGTATTCTGGAAACAGCAAACGTTTATAAGCCGTGTTTGCCTTTCCCAAATAATTACGTTTCAGGTTGTTACAAGATCCGTCAGCACTACGATAATCTAAGTTCTTCCCGGTGCACAAATTGCTGTTGTTATACTCAGACATACACATCGCACCCAATATTGTCCCAGTCAGATTCACTATACTTAAATCTATGCCACATTGTCTTTCATCAAAAACCCCGTAActgaaatgataatttaatttgtgcatataattatagtaaatcatgtatatttttttttattgagatatttattatatgcttaGACAGTAGACAGTGAATACCTATTCCTTAAATGTTTTGAAGCTTCAATTAAAATTTCAGCAGTTCGAGACGCTGAATGTCCGTTTTTGGAAGGCATAGATTCAATCAGTTGTCCATGAGCCGGGCTTCCCATTGTCAGACGACTGAcattcgataatataatatcctctgAACGATACCtgttttcaactttttcaaCACCTATTTTGATTGCTTCGTCTAATCTGGAAGTCTTGAGATCACGGTACCATTCAATATAACCACGATGTGCTTTGCAACATGGTAGTATGAATATCACCGTACAAATCAACAATCGTATTATAACTATCGGAGTACTCATGCTGATCATTTTTATCAACTGtaatcatatttcaaaataaataaatattagatataactttaactttattaattcaacaatttttagaattgtaatattgattgaattaaagtatatttaaacaattacttCTCACAAATTAAGCAACAAAATGTCAGCTGgtataatttgtgtaaaaatattaactattataataaattatgttcataTTCCACAAATTAGTTTATGTATAGTGAATCTCGGCACTAGATGAAAACTTTTAGATcctgaacatataaaaataatatatttatttttgatgtaaAGTAACAACTAGTTAGGGGTCTTATGGTGGCGCGCGTGTGAGCAGGCTGTGGCTTAGTGCTGGTGGTATTTCGAATATTTTTATACCGGTATCCGGTATTTGTTTACTATACCGGTATCTACGGTATTACCGGTACCTCCTGTGAATGCTCTTttacctatcatattatgtcatattgaTTACTATAAATGTCCCCCCCCCCAGCGTTGCCCGTGccaaagattattttttttagcttctATATGGAAACGCATTATGCACCTACGAACGATGTCAAGGAGCTTACAAACaaccaataactataatatcattagaACATGCTactaccacgatttaagatatacaggttaaaCATCGGCCTATAACGAATAGTGCTTTATGATGACTGGTGAACTAACTATCTGAAACAGCTGATACCCCCGACCACTAGCGCTCGTTGtggtttaaatatgttaaatatatatataatatcataacgccATAACAACTTACCACGGTTGTCTGCTTTTGATACCAATAATacctacagtatataatattattgaatctaTAAACTTGTCCTCTCGGTGCGCTAGTAGTGGTGGGAACAGCTGATTCAGATAGTTAGTTCACCGGTCAAATTATGGGAGTTCGATAcgcaacctgtatatcttaaatcgtggctACTACATGTAGTTCGTGATTATTAGACTGACGTTGTACGATGCACATTGTACTTATTCTTACAGCCCGATATTTCTTTGCGAGATAAAATGTAAGCAGTTAAAAACACAGTTGGCTGCACTGGTAAGTCGTGCACATACACGTCTTTGTGTTAAAACGAGACAACGTTATCGGTCGTATTGTTGTGAGAAAGAGAGGTCCAACCAGTACTATTTTGTACAGCAGGCTCTCATTTTAAtagcataatagtataatagtatagatatacaaataataattgtaggtatacagtatTTTTGGTATCAACAGTAATTACCGATTCATGGTATTCAAGCATTATAAAATACCGAAAATACCGCCATCCCTACTGTGGCTACGTacaaagattaattttaattccggGAGCTCACTATTTATCAaccattataacaaatataatatggtcgaGAG from the Acyrthosiphon pisum isolate AL4f chromosome X, pea_aphid_22Mar2018_4r6ur, whole genome shotgun sequence genome contains:
- the LOC107884926 gene encoding peroxidasin-like, whose amino-acid sequence is MSTPIVIIRLLICTVIFILPCCKAHRGYIEWYRDLKTSRLDEAIKIGVEKVENRYRSEDIILSNVSRLTMGSPAHGQLIESMPSKNGHSASRTAEILIEASKHLRNSYGVFDERQCGIDLSIVNLTGTILGAMCMSEYNNSNLCTGKNLDYRSADGSCNNLKRNYLGKANTAYKRLLFPEYTDGISEMPNFYEKKLPDPRLVSTTLVKDEDSPDHTKTMMMAYWAMFIGHDLSHTAVSTMGMHIKHLTMNQATHYLDASMIYGTSEEQTLSLRQMSFGLLSVEKRWFFDPSSDLMPLETNDTNVCQNGPGTCYRAGDTRANAYPQLNAVYTMWVREHNRIARELYKENLFWSDEELFREAKKITTAFIQHITYNEWLPALLGVNYTKENGLGLEYRTKYDETADPSVSNSFATAILPFANSMIGDSISGYQYIDGPSKVRTHPGGQYGTLKGNYNQPLTMNKSLHNMLLGLTVQPTQKVDMLFTESVIF